One genomic region from Serinus canaria isolate serCan28SL12 chromosome 7, serCan2020, whole genome shotgun sequence encodes:
- the TMEM169 gene encoding transmembrane protein 169 isoform X1, with protein sequence MPGEVTESSSGMEETVQKDSKPGGQSPRCGTMRRAVATTVTFDGEATMDRRKKKKKESRPESIIVYRSENDNKVEEEQVDEEGGDKSSEEGSKFLGQSMTDGVWNMPLDSRYVTLTGTITRGKKKGQMVDIHVTLTDKELQELAKSKEPPKEDVPEKKKKCDVGLDRGPHIVLWTIICLPIIFVVSFVVSFYYGTITWYNIFLVYNEERTFWHKITFCPFLIISYPIIIMVVSFSLGLYSAVAQVAWSFGYWWHAVRDMEKGFCGWLCSKLGLEDCSPYSIVELLDSDNISGSLSAKSSAQGVETSAV encoded by the exons ATGCCAGGTGAGGtgactgagagcagcagtgggatggaggagaCTGTGCAGAAAGACAGCAAGCCTGGAGGCCAGAGCCCTCGCTGTGGGACAATGAGAAGGGCTGTGGCAACCACTGTCACCTTTGATGGGGAAGCCACTATGGACcgcaggaaaaagaagaagaaagagtccCGGCCCGAGTCAATAATCGTGTATCGGTCCGAGAATGACAATAAGGTGGAAGAAGAACAGGTGGATGAAGAAGGAGGGGATAAGAGCTCTGAGGAAGGCTCCAAGTTCCTGGGTCAGTCTATGACAGATG GTGTCTGGAACATGCCTTTAGACAGCCGCTATGTCACCTTGACTGGAACAATCACcaggggaaagaagaagggTCAGATGGTGGACATCCACGTCACCCTAACAGataaagagctgcaggaactggCTAAGTCAAAGGAGCCTCCTAAAGAAGATGTAcctgagaaaaagaagaaatgtgatGTTGGGTTAGACAGAGGACCTCACATCGTCCTCTGGACCATCATCTGCCTCCCCATCATTTTTGTAGTGTCCTTCGTGGTTTCATTCTACTATGGAACCATTACATGGTACAACATCTTCTTGGTGTACAATGAAGAGAGGACCTTCTGGCACAAAATCaccttttgtccttttttaatTATCTCCTACCCAATTATAATTATGGTTGTTTCTTTCTCCCTAGGCCTGTATTCAGCTGTAGCCCAGGTAGCATGGTCCTTTGGGTACTGGTGGCATGCTGTCAGGGATATGGAGAAAGGATTCTgtggctggctctgcagcaagCTGGGCTTGGAAGATTGTTCTCCGTACAGCATTGTCGAGCTGCTTGATTCTGACAATATCTCAGGTAGTCTCTCTGCCAAGAGCTCTGCGCAGGGGGTTGAGACCTCAGCAGTCTGA
- the TMEM169 gene encoding transmembrane protein 169 isoform X2: protein MPGEVTESSSGMEETVQKDSKPGGQSPRCGTMRRAVATTVTFDGEATMDRRKKKKKESRPESIIVYRSENDNKVEEEQVDEEGGDKSSEEGSKFLGQSMTDGVWNMPLDSRYVTLTGTITRGKKKGQMVDIHVTLTDKELQELAKSKEPPKEDVPEKKKKCDVGLDRGPHIVLWTIICLPIIFVVSFVVSFYYGTITWYNIFLVYNEERTFWHKITFCPFLIISYPIIIMVVSFSLGLYSAVAQVAWSFGYWWHAVRDMEKGFCGWLCSKLGLEDCSPYSIVELLDSDNISG from the exons ATGCCAGGTGAGGtgactgagagcagcagtgggatggaggagaCTGTGCAGAAAGACAGCAAGCCTGGAGGCCAGAGCCCTCGCTGTGGGACAATGAGAAGGGCTGTGGCAACCACTGTCACCTTTGATGGGGAAGCCACTATGGACcgcaggaaaaagaagaagaaagagtccCGGCCCGAGTCAATAATCGTGTATCGGTCCGAGAATGACAATAAGGTGGAAGAAGAACAGGTGGATGAAGAAGGAGGGGATAAGAGCTCTGAGGAAGGCTCCAAGTTCCTGGGTCAGTCTATGACAGATG GTGTCTGGAACATGCCTTTAGACAGCCGCTATGTCACCTTGACTGGAACAATCACcaggggaaagaagaagggTCAGATGGTGGACATCCACGTCACCCTAACAGataaagagctgcaggaactggCTAAGTCAAAGGAGCCTCCTAAAGAAGATGTAcctgagaaaaagaagaaatgtgatGTTGGGTTAGACAGAGGACCTCACATCGTCCTCTGGACCATCATCTGCCTCCCCATCATTTTTGTAGTGTCCTTCGTGGTTTCATTCTACTATGGAACCATTACATGGTACAACATCTTCTTGGTGTACAATGAAGAGAGGACCTTCTGGCACAAAATCaccttttgtccttttttaatTATCTCCTACCCAATTATAATTATGGTTGTTTCTTTCTCCCTAGGCCTGTATTCAGCTGTAGCCCAGGTAGCATGGTCCTTTGGGTACTGGTGGCATGCTGTCAGGGATATGGAGAAAGGATTCTgtggctggctctgcagcaagCTGGGCTTGGAAGATTGTTCTCCGTACAGCATTGTCGAGCTGCTTGATTCTGACAATATCTCAG GCTGA